A stretch of Camelina sativa cultivar DH55 chromosome 18, Cs, whole genome shotgun sequence DNA encodes these proteins:
- the LOC104761179 gene encoding receptor-like serine/threonine-protein kinase At4g25390, producing MPSRTLPSPAPVNSPFSSSVTPYNHRTTTTRIIIISPLTVVGFSLFITLSLCFCKSKRKRRSPAAVTSSSSPPQKPPLQEFSYSSLRKATAFFSPENRLGQGGFGSVFRGTLSPSSGGNVAVKVMDSGSLQGEREFQNELFFSGKIDSPHVVSVIGFSQDRRRRRLILVYELMDNGNLQDALLHRRSPELMIWKQRFLVAVDIAKGIEHLHGLTPSVIHGDLKPSNVLLDRFFSAKISDFGLARLKSEQVEVVVGSESDEVKLEVEDCGSVVEEVESVITNTTGYDESNFGFTDQSPVSVYKVPLSSPETGHLPMTSPETAVSVSPEMVDKVSVLEVGNVVGKSKDWCWKQEGSGGRGKGKEYVMQWIGSEVKKERPSSDWIAETAETAVKVEKKKSSKRLEWWLSLDEEKEKEKKMKKRMVREWWKDEYRKELAKKMKRKKKKKTLESEFYSDDMSGSVDQRRRGDEELYRKKRRGGSSSNSIGSSIDWWLDGLSGEQWKARRRNSQDSVKSCGVSSTPSMRGTMCYVAPECCGNNVDDVSEKCDVYSYGVLLLVLVSGRRPLEVTGPASEIMQRANLMSWARKLARRGRLGDLVDIKLQSLDQEQAILCIKVALQCLQRSPVSRPSMKEVLEMLTGTMSPPELPTEFSPSPQSRFPLKTRRKQNR from the coding sequence ATGCCGTCACGAACACTCCCGTCGCCGGCACCGGTGAATTCACCGTTCTCTTCCTCCGTCACACCTTACAATCATAGAACCACCACCACacgcatcatcatcatctcaccACTTACAGTCGTAGGTTTCTCTCTCTTCATAACTCTCTCCCTCTGTTTCTGCAAATCCAAACGTAAACGCCGATCTCCCGCCGCCGTGACCTCCTCCTCTTCACCGCCGCAGAAACCTCCGTTACAAGAATTCTCTTACTCATCTCTCCGTAAAGCCACCGCCTTTTTCTCGCCGGAGAATCGTCTAGGTCAAGGCGGTTTCGGCTCTGTATTCCGTGGTACTCTGTCTCCTTCCTCCGGTGGTAATGTCGCCGTTAAAGTAATGGACTCAGGTTCACTTCAAGGTGAGAGAGAGTTTCAGAACGAGCTTTTCTTCTCCGGTAAGATTGATTCACCTCATGTGGTTTCCGTAATCGGCTTCTCTCAAGATCGAAGACGACGCCGTTTGATTCTTGTATACGAGCTTATGGACAATGGGAACCTCCAAGACGCTCTGCTTCACCGTAGATCTCCTGAGCTTATGATATGGAAACAAAGGTTTCTTGTTGCGGTTGATATAGCTAAAGGGATTGAACATTTACATGGTTTGACTCCTTCTGTGATTCATGGTGATTTGAAACCTAGTAATGTGTTGTTGGATCGTTTCTTCTCTGCTAAGATATCTGATTTTGGTTTAGCTAGGTTGAAATCAGAACAAGTTGAGGTTGTAGTTGGATCTGAGAGTGATGAAGTTAAGTTAGAAGTAGAGGATTGTGGATCTGTAGTTGAGGAAGTTGAGAGTGTGATTACTAATACTACTGGTTATGATGAGTCTAACTTTGGTTTTACTGATCAGTCTCCGGTTAGTGTTTATAAGGTTCCTCTTTCATCTCCTGAGACGGGACATTTACCTATGACGTCTCCAGAGACTGCTGTGTCTGTTTCTCCGGAAATGGTGGATAAAGTTAGTGTCTTGGAGGTTGGTAATGTTGTTGGGAAGAGTAAAGATTGGTGTTGGAAGCAAGAAGGGAGTGGTGGAAGAGGGAAAGGGAAGGAATATGTGATGCAATGGATTGGTTCTGAGGTGAAGAAAGAGAGGCCGAGTAGTGATTGGATTGCTGAGACGGCTGAAACAGCTGTtaaggttgagaagaagaagagtagtaaGAGGTTAGAGTGGTGGCTTTCGTTGgatgaagagaaggagaaggagaagaagatgaagaagcggATGGTGAGAGAGTGGTGGAAGGATGAGTACCGGAAAGAACTAGCTAAgaaaatgaagaggaagaagaagaagaaaactttggAATCTGAGTTTTATAGTGATGATATGAGTGGGAGTGTGGATCAAAGGCGGCGTGGGGATGAAGAGTTGTataggaagaagagaagaggaggtAGTAGTAGTAACAGTATAGGAAGTAGTATAGATTGGTGGTTAGATGGGCTAAGCGGTGAACAGTGGAAAGCACGGCGTAGAAACAGTCAAGATTCAGTTAAGAGTTGTGGAGTCAGTAGCACGCCGAGCATGAGAGGGACTATGTGCTACGTTGCTCCTGAGTGTTGTGGTAATAACGTAGATGATGTGTCTGAAAAATGTGATGTGTATAGCTACGGAGTTTTGTTGTTAGTCCTGGTGTCAGGGCGGCGTCCGCTGGAAGTAACTGGACCTGCGTCTGAGATCATGCAGCGTGCGAATCTCATGTCGTGGGCGAGGAAGCTGGCGAGAAGAGGTAGACTTGGTGATCTGGTAGATATCAAGTTGCAGTCTTTGGACCAAGAACAAGCCATTTTGTGCATTAAGGTGGCTTTGCAGTGTCTGCAAAGGTCCCCGGTTTCACGACCTTCCATGAAAGAGGTTTTAGAGATGCTTACAGGAACCATGAGCCCACCGGAGTTGCCAACAGAGTTCTCACCATCACCGCA